In Magnolia sinica isolate HGM2019 chromosome 16, MsV1, whole genome shotgun sequence, the genomic window ATGGTCTTAAACGAGTGTGGGCTGTTGGATATATGAAAGGTTCATGCCGGTGAGTGTTTTAACCATTGTTTTTTTCATTCTCTCCCTGCCAATGAGTTTTAAGTTACAGGAAGAAATTTTAGTTCTCAACAATTAATGGATAGTTCAAGGTGGTTTGCAATCATTGGTTTCATGGCATCATAGTATGTAGATATTTATTGTTTTGCTTAAGAGAATGATGAAACTAGTTCTATTTTACAAAAATTGTGTTCACTGTTCATTAAAGCTTATTGAGTGGTAAACTATTCAAGAAGAAATAGGTTCAAGTAACTTGTCCTAAAGTTGTCTACTTGCTTAAAGATGTATGTCTTTATTTTGTGTATAGGGTTGTAATTGGATATGATGAAGGAACTATTATGATAAAAATTggtcaagaagaaccagttgttagTATGGACAATAGTGGCAAGATCATATGGGCTAAGCATAATGAAATTCAAACTGTTAACATCAAGACTGTGGGGGCAGATTTTGAGGTTAGTTCACCTTGTATTTATCTTTTTGTAAGACATGTACTATATCAAAGTTGAAGTTGTATTCTGTTGAAGTTAACATGGTAACATTGCCATTTACTCAACTTCTCAGGTTATAGATGGAGAACGATTGCCTTTGGCTGTGAAGGAGTTGGGAAGCTGTGATCTTTACCCTCAGGTAAGTGAACTTTGCTCAAAATATTTCTACCGACCGTGTGGATATCCTAAACAGTTGTTGAAATGGAAGTTTTTCTTCTTTAAACTCTAGCATGGTGGAGAACATTAATATTCATGTTTCAACAATGAAGTTGAAAATCATTGAGTTGTTTCAAGGCAGTAGGTTAGACTTGACTTTATTTTCAGAGATGCACAATCAGAAGATAATTTGAAGAAGTGGATGAAAGAAGATTCTTAAGGATAAACAGTATTGAAAGACAGGTGAATAGCAGTACTCTTCTTGAGGCTGCCACAGAATTGTGGAAGACAGTACATGATATCaattctgaataaaataacaTTGTAATTGTCTACCAAGTACTTCTGCTCATACCTCAGTTTAAGCAAGGCATGAAAGTATGGGTATTACCATCTCATTAATAACGTTACTGGTAAAAACTTGTTTGAATGGGTTTATGTCTTCACATCTCGTCCTAAGTGCACCACTGACATGGTTGCTCATGGTTGAGCAGGGTTGAACTAAGTGGTCCAGGTTTTGAAACCTACATGGAAAGTTTCTTCTAAAGTTTGATTTGCTGAACTTACATTCATCAGCTACGACTAAGTTTAAAATTTTCTTCCATATTTCTCTAATTGTATCATTTTCTTCCGTATTTCTCTAATTGTATTGCATTAATAGTTAAAAGACCTATCTAGTTATGGCACTAGTTGTTTTGTTGTTTcatttacagcagtagataagtaacttattttagataatcttgccatttttaaaatattttatatgatttGGAACCTTCAAGTATCATCTTGATTTGTTGGTTTGCAACAGGTAAAGATTTGGGAAGACAAGAAGGCATTGCCACATGTGCACTAGGACCCTCTAATTCTTGCTTTTTCTTTGGCCCATCTGGGACTTAATTCACCTTTCTTGGTACATCTTTGTTACATATTTTGACTTAGAAGTTATTGTATCAAATGACAAAACTtctattacaaatttacaattatatgccacatgtgcaatttgtaagtaatttctAAGCTTTTATACCAACTTCGACTGAATTAACAGAATTTTCATTCGAGGCCAATAGTCTCTACAGATGGGGGGATATTTTGCATTAATGATGATGATACATATCAT contains:
- the LOC131228992 gene encoding coatomer subunit beta'-1-like, encoding MKGSCRVVIGYDEGTIMIKIGQEEPVVSMDNSGKIIWAKHNEIQTVNIKTVGADFEVIDGERLPLAVKELGSCDLYPQVSELCSKYFYRPCGYPKQLLKWKFFFFKL